From Levilactobacillus zymae, a single genomic window includes:
- the noc gene encoding nucleoid occlusion protein, which translates to MPFSLFGNNREKAARPSHPVKQSVVMIPVAQIVANRFQPRQRFDATAIGELAQTIQDHGLLQPIVLRQYEPDHYEIIAGERRFRAVSKLKWTEVPAIIEDLSDDETASMALIENLQREELTAIEEATAYQQLMTLNQLTQVQLAQGIGKSQGFVANKLRLLKLSAPVRQAILNRQITERHGRALLAVAPEQQVTVLHQIVDRQLTVKETEALIAKLAPQKTKRRRRVTKQGVNGDTRVAVNTIRQSVKMVTDAGLPLTTKEEETADHYRIIIDIPKES; encoded by the coding sequence TTGCCATTTTCATTATTTGGAAATAACCGGGAGAAGGCCGCCCGGCCCAGTCATCCCGTGAAACAAAGCGTGGTGATGATTCCGGTCGCACAAATCGTCGCCAACCGGTTCCAGCCCCGGCAACGCTTCGACGCGACGGCCATCGGGGAGCTGGCCCAGACGATTCAAGACCACGGGTTACTCCAACCCATCGTCTTACGCCAATACGAACCGGACCATTACGAGATCATTGCCGGCGAACGGCGGTTTAGAGCCGTTTCTAAGCTCAAGTGGACCGAAGTGCCGGCGATTATCGAAGACCTCAGTGATGACGAGACCGCCTCGATGGCGTTGATCGAAAACCTCCAACGAGAGGAACTCACCGCCATCGAAGAGGCCACGGCCTACCAACAACTGATGACGTTAAACCAGTTGACGCAGGTCCAGTTGGCGCAAGGCATCGGCAAAAGCCAGGGTTTCGTGGCCAACAAGCTGCGACTGCTGAAGCTCAGTGCTCCCGTCCGGCAAGCCATCTTGAACCGCCAAATCACCGAACGGCATGGTCGCGCCTTATTGGCCGTGGCCCCCGAACAACAGGTGACCGTCTTACACCAAATCGTTGACCGGCAGTTAACGGTTAAGGAAACCGAAGCGCTGATCGCGAAGCTGGCACCGCAAAAGACGAAGCGACGCCGGAGGGTGACTAAGCAAGGCGTTAACGGCGATACTCGCGTGGCGGTCAACACCATTCGCCAGTCGGTGAAGATGGTGACCGACGCGGGACTACCGTTGACCACCAAAGAAGAAGAAACGGCGGACCATTACCGCATTATCATTGACATTCCAAAAGAAAGCTAG
- the rsmG gene encoding 16S rRNA (guanine(527)-N(7))-methyltransferase RsmG, whose amino-acid sequence MNPEEFRAALATQGIELTPVQEQQFATYYQFLVATNEHVNLTTITAEPDVYLKHFYDSLTPAFYLPALRDQPLTLCDVGAGAGFPSLPLKIVFPQLQVTIVDSLNKRITFLNELAAKLNLTGVAFHHARAEEFGGKRAANREAFDLVTARAVARMSVLSELCLPLTKVGGQFVALKAAKTADELAVSHKAITTLGGQLAADHEFKLPESQDPRHIVVIDKVKHTPKRYPRKAGTPNREPLED is encoded by the coding sequence ATGAATCCAGAAGAATTTCGGGCCGCACTGGCTACTCAGGGGATCGAATTAACCCCCGTACAGGAGCAGCAGTTTGCGACGTACTATCAATTTTTAGTGGCGACTAACGAACACGTGAATCTGACCACGATTACGGCGGAGCCGGACGTCTACTTGAAGCACTTTTACGACTCACTGACGCCGGCCTTTTATCTGCCAGCCTTACGTGACCAGCCCCTGACGCTTTGCGACGTGGGGGCCGGGGCGGGCTTTCCGTCTTTGCCGTTAAAGATCGTCTTCCCGCAGTTGCAGGTGACCATCGTGGACTCGTTGAATAAGCGGATCACGTTTTTAAACGAGCTCGCTGCGAAGCTCAACCTGACCGGGGTGGCGTTTCACCATGCGCGAGCTGAGGAATTTGGTGGCAAGCGCGCGGCCAACCGCGAAGCCTTCGATCTGGTCACGGCCCGGGCGGTGGCCCGGATGTCCGTGCTCAGCGAACTCTGCTTACCGCTGACCAAGGTCGGTGGGCAGTTTGTGGCCTTAAAGGCCGCCAAGACCGCCGACGAATTGGCGGTTAGTCACAAGGCCATCACCACCTTAGGGGGGCAATTGGCCGCCGACCACGAATTTAAGTTGCCGGAATCACAGGATCCCCGGCACATCGTGGTGATCGATAAGGTGAAACACACGCCGAAGCGGTATCCTCGGAAGGCCGGGACGCCTAACCGAGAACCGTTAGAAGATTAA
- a CDS encoding metallophosphoesterase: protein MNKYTVIHVSDVQLTPPLPTTGITAVANLQLVFDDLARDPVSPDLIVLSGDLIQRGSPADYRWLRTYLTQQGQRLGAPIQVILGDLDNRDAFNAGYLGQATRPYYAYKQNHQNMDFYFLDSKWETRRSAGWLGRDQLDWLNKSLHLAPRRRAFIFLHHPLDAPALREMRYTLLQNNRELLAILHGHNIGGIFAGHLHFAANYLVDNTLPVTVAGAASTYIDCRDPHRHAVHAAVSYNVITIERGIASVTVRPLRFDPQVQAVIPVGNTGFTKHRPRLLRPRRVGESR, encoded by the coding sequence ATGAACAAATACACAGTGATTCACGTGTCCGACGTGCAACTCACACCACCACTGCCGACGACGGGGATCACGGCAGTTGCCAACCTGCAACTGGTGTTCGATGACCTGGCACGTGACCCGGTCTCGCCCGACTTGATTGTCCTTAGTGGCGATCTGATTCAGCGGGGGAGCCCGGCGGACTATCGGTGGTTACGGACATATTTAACACAACAAGGTCAGCGCTTGGGCGCCCCCATCCAGGTCATCTTAGGTGACCTGGATAATCGTGACGCCTTTAATGCGGGCTATCTGGGCCAAGCGACCCGCCCGTATTATGCGTATAAGCAGAACCACCAGAACATGGATTTTTATTTTTTGGATTCGAAGTGGGAGACCCGGCGCTCGGCCGGCTGGCTGGGACGCGATCAACTAGATTGGTTGAACAAGAGCTTACACTTGGCGCCCCGCCGCCGGGCCTTTATCTTTCTTCACCACCCGTTGGATGCGCCCGCGCTCCGGGAGATGCGCTATACGTTATTACAGAATAACCGGGAGTTGTTGGCGATTTTACACGGCCATAACATCGGGGGGATCTTTGCCGGGCACCTCCACTTTGCGGCGAATTACTTGGTGGACAACACGTTACCGGTGACCGTGGCCGGCGCGGCGTCAACCTATATCGACTGTCGGGACCCGCACCGGCACGCGGTTCACGCGGCAGTCAGCTACAACGTCATTACCATCGAACGGGGGATCGCCAGCGTGACGGTGCGACCATTGCGGTTCGATCCGCAGGTGCAAGCGGTGATCCCGGTGGGCAATACCGGCTTTACTAAGCATCGCCCGCGGTTATTGCGGCCGCGACGAGTCGGGGAATCACGGTAG
- the rihC gene encoding ribonucleoside hydrolase RihC, giving the protein MTIKILMDTDPGIDDAAALTMAINDPKIDLKLITTVAGNVTVDKTTKNALKIVRFFNQDIPVAAGAEQPLFKDFEDAARIHGESGMPGYDFPEDLPKPLNKTAVEALHDEIMASNDPITLVPTGSYTNIALLFSEYPEVKSHIDRIVAMGGALGKGNMTSAAEFNVFTDPDAAAIVYKSGIPIVMVGLDITMKALLTNENIEKLQHLNEAGQMLHDIIINDGDHNDKGSAMHDVNTIFYLLHPEAIKTEDMWVDVVTQGPAIGETVGDIRGAYHNGKTNAKVSVDIDDQAFNDWFMEEVKNIKM; this is encoded by the coding sequence ATGACGATTAAGATTTTAATGGATACTGACCCCGGAATTGACGATGCTGCTGCCTTAACCATGGCGATTAACGACCCCAAGATTGACTTGAAGTTGATCACCACGGTGGCCGGTAACGTGACGGTTGATAAGACCACCAAGAACGCCTTGAAGATCGTCCGGTTCTTCAACCAAGACATTCCAGTGGCGGCCGGTGCCGAACAACCACTGTTCAAGGACTTTGAAGACGCTGCACGGATTCACGGGGAATCCGGGATGCCAGGTTACGACTTCCCAGAAGACTTGCCTAAGCCATTGAACAAGACGGCCGTGGAAGCCTTACATGATGAAATCATGGCCAGCAACGACCCGATTACCTTAGTGCCAACCGGTTCGTACACCAACATCGCCTTACTCTTCTCCGAATACCCAGAAGTGAAGAGCCACATCGACCGGATCGTGGCCATGGGTGGTGCCTTAGGCAAGGGGAACATGACCAGTGCGGCCGAATTCAACGTCTTTACCGACCCAGATGCCGCCGCAATCGTCTACAAGTCCGGTATCCCGATCGTCATGGTGGGCTTGGACATCACGATGAAGGCGTTACTGACCAACGAAAACATCGAAAAGCTGCAACACTTGAATGAAGCTGGCCAGATGTTACACGACATCATCATTAACGACGGGGACCACAACGACAAGGGGAGTGCGATGCACGACGTTAACACCATCTTCTACCTCTTGCACCCAGAAGCCATCAAGACCGAAGATATGTGGGTCGACGTGGTTACTCAGGGTCCAGCCATTGGGGAAACTGTCGGTGATATCCGGGGGGCTTACCACAACGGCAAGACCAACGCTAAGGTTTCCGTTGACATCGACGACCAAGCGTTCAACGACTGGTTCATGGAAGAAGTTAAGAACATTAAGATGTAA
- a CDS encoding NCS2 family permease has product MDKQQAQAQQAESAIERANHMTLREALRDKEVVRNEIIAGVTGFFAISYIIIVNPLILKDAGIPTDLSVFATIFSSVIGCLIMAFWSNAPIILTPGMGVNAFFTYTIVVNMGLSWQEALGIAAVASFAYMLIAFTKVSTVLSEAIPESLKSGITAGIGLFLVEIGLEKAGLIVAGKSSLIVLGDLTKPTPLLALFGLVLSLVLYLRKIKGNFFIAIIATSLLAFFLGVKDSDTPNVDLARLGQYHKIVFQNDFSHLISTPFILAAFSMTMILVFESMGLLQGLLPNKQKFKKTFEGSSVTTFLSGFMGTSPTVTAAESASGIESGGRTGIMALVAAVLFALSLIFVPLLAYVPSAAIAPVIIITGALMMAAIGNIQMADFSEWFPAFLIIVLIPFTNSISTGLAFGFVAYPIMKLAIGKGKTLTWPVYLLGVLFLLDLVFSAML; this is encoded by the coding sequence ATGGATAAGCAACAAGCGCAGGCACAGCAAGCGGAATCGGCCATTGAACGGGCCAATCATATGACGCTGCGCGAAGCCCTGCGAGATAAGGAGGTCGTTCGCAACGAAATCATTGCGGGCGTGACGGGCTTCTTTGCCATCTCCTACATTATTATTGTGAACCCGCTGATTTTAAAGGATGCGGGGATTCCCACCGACCTGAGCGTCTTTGCGACGATCTTCTCGTCCGTGATTGGGTGTCTGATTATGGCCTTCTGGTCCAACGCCCCAATCATCTTGACGCCCGGGATGGGGGTCAACGCCTTCTTTACCTACACGATTGTGGTCAACATGGGCCTCAGTTGGCAAGAGGCCTTAGGAATCGCGGCCGTAGCCAGCTTTGCCTATATGCTGATTGCCTTTACCAAGGTGTCGACGGTTCTCTCGGAGGCGATTCCCGAATCGTTGAAGAGTGGGATCACCGCGGGAATTGGGCTCTTCCTGGTCGAAATTGGCCTGGAAAAGGCGGGCCTGATTGTCGCCGGCAAGTCGTCGTTGATCGTGTTAGGGGATTTGACCAAGCCCACACCGTTACTCGCGTTGTTCGGCTTAGTGTTGAGTCTGGTTCTGTATCTACGGAAGATTAAAGGGAACTTCTTCATTGCAATCATTGCCACCAGTCTGTTGGCGTTCTTCTTGGGCGTCAAGGATAGTGACACGCCCAACGTGGACCTAGCACGGTTGGGGCAATACCACAAGATCGTTTTCCAAAACGACTTCTCCCACTTGATTAGCACGCCGTTTATCTTGGCCGCCTTTTCGATGACCATGATTCTGGTGTTCGAGTCAATGGGACTCTTGCAAGGGTTACTCCCGAACAAGCAGAAGTTTAAGAAGACCTTCGAGGGGAGTTCCGTCACCACCTTCCTCTCCGGCTTTATGGGGACCAGCCCAACCGTGACGGCCGCCGAAAGTGCTTCGGGGATCGAAAGTGGGGGCCGGACCGGGATTATGGCGCTAGTCGCCGCCGTCCTGTTTGCCTTGTCCCTGATCTTTGTGCCACTGCTGGCCTACGTGCCTTCCGCAGCGATTGCGCCCGTGATCATCATCACGGGGGCGTTGATGATGGCCGCTATTGGCAACATTCAGATGGCGGACTTCTCTGAATGGTTCCCCGCGTTTTTAATCATTGTGTTGATTCCATTCACCAATAGTATTTCGACCGGATTGGCCTTTGGATTTGTGGCTTACCCGATTATGAAACTCGCCATCGGCAAGGGGAAAACCTTGACCTGGCCAGTTTACCTGCTGGGAGTACTGTTCCTACTGGACTTGGTCTTTAGTGCCATGCTCTAG
- a CDS encoding nucleoside transporter C-terminal domain-containing protein, with protein sequence MLVAINILGVIVYLAIAFLFSKNKKKIHWRSVGIVLVLNIVLAWFFTSFSIGQDIVKGAADGFNWLVQVAYQGIVFALPNWVTPEFGGTAKSMNFITSSLLPILLVVPMFDILTYIGVLPWIIKWVGRGLSFITGQPKFESFFSVEMMFLGNTEALAVSQLQLKSMRKERNLTLAMMSMSCITASILGAYTQMVPGQFVLTAVPINILNAIIVTNLLNPVDVAPEEDTIAKIGGSSASAATEGVEDDGKKEPFFSFLGDSILGAGRLILIIAANVIAFVALAALIDKLLGLFNPWLSLEHILGIIMFPFAWLMGLNVHDAFGFAQYMGTKLVTNEFVVMGKISSTINTGAFSAHYRAILTVFLTSFANFSTTGMIIGCFKGIVDQENNDLISKNVGYMLLSGILVSLLSAGIVGIFVW encoded by the coding sequence ATGTTAGTCGCAATTAATATTCTCGGGGTAATCGTTTACCTCGCCATTGCCTTCCTGTTCTCTAAGAACAAGAAAAAGATTCACTGGCGTTCAGTCGGAATCGTGTTAGTTCTTAACATCGTGTTAGCTTGGTTCTTTACCAGTTTCAGTATCGGGCAAGACATTGTTAAGGGTGCTGCCGACGGATTCAACTGGTTAGTCCAAGTGGCTTACCAAGGGATCGTCTTCGCCTTACCTAACTGGGTAACGCCAGAATTCGGTGGGACCGCTAAGTCGATGAACTTTATTACCAGTTCATTGCTGCCAATCTTGCTGGTTGTTCCAATGTTCGATATCCTGACTTATATCGGGGTCTTACCTTGGATCATCAAGTGGGTTGGTCGTGGTCTTTCCTTCATTACCGGTCAACCTAAGTTCGAATCATTCTTCTCCGTTGAAATGATGTTCTTAGGGAACACCGAAGCCTTAGCCGTTTCTCAATTACAATTAAAGAGTATGCGTAAGGAACGGAACTTAACGCTGGCCATGATGTCCATGTCATGTATCACGGCGTCCATTCTGGGGGCTTATACCCAAATGGTTCCTGGGCAATTCGTTCTGACGGCCGTTCCAATTAACATCTTGAACGCCATCATCGTCACGAACTTATTGAACCCCGTTGACGTGGCTCCTGAAGAAGATACGATTGCTAAGATCGGTGGCTCCAGTGCTTCTGCTGCCACTGAAGGTGTTGAAGACGACGGCAAGAAGGAACCATTCTTCTCCTTCTTGGGTGACTCAATCTTGGGTGCCGGCCGGCTGATCTTGATCATCGCCGCTAACGTTATCGCCTTCGTGGCTTTAGCTGCCTTAATCGACAAGCTGTTGGGCTTATTCAACCCATGGCTGTCTCTGGAACACATCTTGGGGATCATCATGTTCCCATTTGCTTGGTTAATGGGTCTGAACGTCCACGACGCTTTCGGCTTCGCCCAATACATGGGGACTAAGTTAGTCACGAACGAATTCGTGGTTATGGGTAAGATTTCTTCCACCATCAATACTGGTGCCTTCTCTGCTCACTACCGCGCAATTCTGACGGTCTTCTTAACTTCCTTCGCCAACTTCTCCACGACTGGTATGATTATCGGTTGTTTCAAGGGGATTGTCGACCAAGAAAACAACGACTTGATTTCTAAGAACGTTGGTTACATGTTACTTTCCGGGATTCTGGTTTCCTTGCTTTCTGCCGGGATCGTTGGGATCTTCGTTTGGTAA